The Treponema medium genome has a window encoding:
- a CDS encoding HD-GYP domain-containing protein yields the protein MLRRIKVEDLKEGMIFSESLFFDDGKNKVLGKGYPVSERELSVLKQWKVPFVMIAGKIIKKRAEVAELVEELDALPDEGGASTAKTANKNTRKKTAEENTILQLPDILTHSELYTEYLAIILTLDIFLTEVKKRKPISPRPIDGIALRLRNLLAANRPLAISFILSAQIPERDMAKALIDTAILAETIANFMNLPEDYIDDVVLASLLHDCGMLRIPDNILSKKTALSDTEMQTVAAHTIYGYKAVLSEFVYTERVAMLVLEHHERWDGKGYPNGLDKESIEIGARIIAVVDAFVAMTARKAYRSALLGYDAMKTLLADKGRRFDYEVIKAMIQSIGVYPIGSIVLMNDTSIVRVVGITPEAPLRPLIRVLIDETGHLYPNNKGKLIDLKEHKNTFIVKAIDPLQYQQKK from the coding sequence GTGCTTAGGCGAATTAAAGTAGAAGATTTAAAAGAAGGCATGATATTTTCAGAGTCGCTCTTCTTTGATGACGGTAAGAACAAAGTCCTCGGCAAAGGGTATCCGGTTTCTGAACGTGAACTATCGGTATTAAAGCAATGGAAAGTGCCTTTTGTTATGATCGCCGGTAAAATCATAAAAAAGAGAGCGGAAGTAGCAGAATTGGTTGAAGAATTAGATGCACTACCCGACGAAGGTGGAGCTTCAACTGCTAAAACAGCTAACAAAAACACTCGAAAGAAAACAGCAGAAGAAAATACTATTTTACAGCTGCCGGATATTTTAACCCATAGTGAACTGTATACCGAATATTTGGCAATTATCCTAACACTGGATATCTTTTTAACCGAGGTAAAAAAAAGAAAACCCATATCACCGCGGCCTATAGACGGAATAGCCTTGAGGCTCCGTAATTTGCTTGCAGCTAATAGACCGCTCGCTATTTCATTTATCCTATCAGCCCAAATTCCTGAACGAGATATGGCAAAAGCCCTCATCGATACTGCTATTTTAGCTGAAACCATCGCAAATTTTATGAATCTGCCTGAAGATTATATTGACGATGTAGTACTCGCTTCCCTGCTGCATGATTGTGGTATGCTGAGAATTCCCGATAATATTTTAAGCAAGAAGACAGCGCTTTCAGATACTGAAATGCAGACTGTTGCGGCTCATACCATCTATGGCTATAAAGCTGTATTATCGGAATTTGTATATACCGAACGAGTTGCAATGCTTGTTCTCGAGCACCATGAACGCTGGGACGGCAAAGGATATCCAAACGGGCTTGATAAAGAGTCCATTGAAATAGGGGCTCGTATTATCGCTGTTGTAGATGCCTTTGTCGCAATGACCGCACGAAAGGCTTATCGCAGTGCATTGCTCGGTTATGATGCAATGAAGACGCTGCTCGCAGATAAAGGCCGCCGCTTTGATTATGAAGTCATCAAAGCGATGATTCAGAGTATTGGTGTATATCCCATCGGCTCAATAGTTTTGATGAACGACACCTCCATCGTCCGTGTTGTGGGTATAACTCCCGAAGCTCCCTTACGCCCGCTGATTAGAGTACTCATCGATGAAACCGGACACCTTTATCCCAATAATAAGGGCAAACTCATTGATTTGAAGGAACACAAAAATACTTTTATCGTCAAGGCTATTGACCCACTGCAGTATCAGCAAAAAAAGTGA
- a CDS encoding EscU/YscU/HrcU family type III secretion system export apparatus switch protein: MSRVQDCSVALSYTFGESVPLITASGRGAVAQKIREIADKCHIPLINDPLLAEVLVEAEIGSCIPEETYQAVAALFAFLQKKDGIIGA, encoded by the coding sequence ATGAGCAGAGTACAAGACTGTTCGGTAGCATTGTCATATACATTTGGGGAGAGTGTTCCGCTGATTACCGCCTCAGGACGCGGTGCAGTTGCGCAAAAGATACGGGAAATTGCCGATAAATGTCATATTCCCCTCATCAATGACCCTCTGTTGGCGGAAGTGTTGGTTGAAGCTGAAATAGGCTCTTGTATTCCTGAAGAAACGTATCAAGCGGTTGCCGCTCTTTTTGCATTTCTTCAAAAAAAGGATGGGATAATCGGTGCTTAG
- the rplS gene encoding 50S ribosomal protein L19, protein MAENLIRKIEEKQKIVEKPSFKVGDTVKVHFKIIEGKTERIQIYEGLVLCFKNAGIGRTFTVRKNSYGVGVERVFPLHSPRIAKVEVVHAGKVRRAKLYYIREKIGKAAKIKTLLQKKN, encoded by the coding sequence ATGGCAGAGAATTTAATTCGTAAGATTGAGGAAAAACAAAAGATTGTCGAAAAACCTTCTTTTAAAGTAGGCGATACCGTAAAGGTACACTTCAAGATTATTGAAGGAAAAACCGAACGTATTCAGATATATGAAGGCTTGGTGCTGTGCTTTAAAAATGCCGGTATCGGTCGGACATTCACCGTAAGAAAGAACTCTTACGGCGTTGGTGTCGAGCGCGTATTCCCGCTTCACTCGCCGCGTATTGCAAAGGTGGAAGTTGTGCATGCCGGTAAGGTACGCCGTGCTAAGCTGTACTACATCCGCGAGAAGATCGGTAAGGCGGCAAAGATTAAGACACTGCTGCAGAAAAAAAACTAG
- the trmD gene encoding tRNA (guanosine(37)-N1)-methyltransferase TrmD produces the protein MRFNVLTLFPEIPAAFFESSIMAKAVERGLITYNLVNIRDFAYDKHRTCDDLTYGGGAGMLLLPQPLALALDSVQAAEKRVIYVTPSGKPFTQSCAAELAREKELVFICGRYEGIDQRIIDEYACDEISLGDYVMSSGELAALVIIDAVYRLIDGVISRESLEEESFSDGLLEYPQYTRPQIFRDRAVPEVLLSGHHEHIRKWRLEQRIRKTLAMRPDLLTVIRSSPEWTKEAELILQEITNGREFNS, from the coding sequence ATGAGATTCAATGTGCTGACCTTGTTCCCCGAAATACCCGCCGCCTTTTTCGAATCGTCGATCATGGCGAAGGCGGTCGAACGGGGGCTTATTACCTACAATCTGGTGAATATCCGCGACTTTGCTTACGACAAGCATCGAACCTGTGATGATCTAACCTACGGCGGCGGGGCGGGAATGCTCCTATTGCCGCAGCCGCTTGCGCTCGCGCTCGATTCCGTGCAGGCTGCCGAAAAACGAGTTATCTATGTAACTCCTTCCGGCAAACCCTTTACGCAATCATGTGCAGCAGAGCTTGCACGAGAAAAAGAACTCGTGTTTATCTGCGGCCGCTACGAAGGAATCGATCAGCGGATCATCGACGAATACGCCTGCGACGAAATTTCGCTCGGCGACTACGTTATGTCCTCAGGTGAACTTGCTGCGCTCGTAATAATAGACGCGGTGTACCGCTTGATCGACGGCGTTATTTCCCGCGAATCCCTTGAAGAGGAGAGCTTTTCCGACGGTTTGTTGGAATACCCCCAGTACACACGGCCGCAGATATTCAGGGACAGGGCTGTTCCTGAAGTGCTTCTGTCCGGCCACCACGAGCACATTCGTAAATGGCGGCTTGAACAGCGGATTAGAAAGACGCTTGCCATGCGTCCCGACTTACTGACAGTAATCCGTAGTTCGCCTGAATGGACAAAAGAAGCGGAACTTATTTTACAGGAGATAACAAATGGCAGAGAATTTAATTCGTAA
- the rimM gene encoding ribosome maturation factor RimM (Essential for efficient processing of 16S rRNA) encodes MDWLITGRVRGTFGLEGFIKIESCSGEYEHFLNLKEIKLQLPSKGTETQHPEIFYQVEECVIRNADALLKLRGIDSPEAAKKLHGADILVPRDMACPLERGEFYINDLCNSDLVYKGNSVGTIADVVEGGGGLLLEVSEAATGRTVYVPFRSQFIGKINIAAKQVELMHRWILE; translated from the coding sequence ATGGACTGGCTCATAACCGGTAGAGTTCGGGGTACATTCGGTCTCGAAGGCTTCATTAAAATTGAAAGCTGTTCGGGCGAGTATGAACATTTTCTAAACTTAAAAGAGATAAAGCTGCAACTTCCATCCAAAGGGACGGAAACACAGCATCCCGAAATCTTCTATCAGGTTGAAGAGTGTGTTATCCGTAATGCGGATGCATTATTAAAACTACGAGGTATCGATTCGCCTGAGGCGGCAAAGAAGCTGCACGGCGCGGATATATTGGTTCCTCGGGATATGGCTTGCCCGCTTGAACGCGGCGAGTTTTATATCAATGATCTTTGTAATTCTGACCTTGTGTACAAAGGAAATTCTGTGGGTACAATTGCAGATGTAGTGGAAGGCGGAGGCGGATTGTTATTGGAAGTCTCCGAGGCTGCAACAGGCAGAACCGTGTATGTTCCGTTTCGCTCTCAATTTATTGGGAAGATAAACATAGCGGCAAAGCAGGTTGAGCTTATGCACCGCTGGATTCTCGAATGA
- a CDS encoding KH domain-containing protein — MERDLVEYIAKSLVDDPSAVSVSEKETDRGIVLELRVASGDVGKVIGKFGRVAQAIRTLLMASAGRSGTRYLLEILD, encoded by the coding sequence ATGGAACGTGATTTAGTCGAGTACATTGCAAAGTCGCTTGTCGATGATCCCAGCGCCGTTTCCGTATCGGAAAAAGAGACCGACCGCGGTATTGTGCTGGAATTGCGTGTTGCAAGCGGTGATGTAGGAAAGGTAATCGGAAAATTCGGAAGGGTTGCACAGGCAATTCGGACGTTGCTTATGGCATCAGCCGGTCGGAGCGGAACCCGTTATTTACTGGAAATTCTTGATTAA
- the rpsP gene encoding 30S ribosomal protein S16, whose translation MSVKIRLKKFGSKKRPYYRIVVQDVREPRDGKTIDEVGIYHPIEAEDQQIAFDADKVRGWLNKGAQPTDTVRHLLNKKQFTL comes from the coding sequence GTGAGCGTAAAAATCAGACTCAAGAAGTTCGGGAGTAAAAAGCGTCCGTATTACCGTATCGTAGTACAGGATGTTCGTGAACCCCGTGACGGTAAAACCATCGACGAGGTAGGCATCTACCATCCTATTGAAGCCGAAGATCAGCAGATTGCTTTTGATGCCGATAAGGTACGCGGTTGGCTTAATAAAGGCGCTCAGCCGACCGATACGGTTCGTCACTTACTCAACAAAAAACAATTCACATTATAG
- the nrdD gene encoding glutaredoxin family protein: MRTREAIDADIAAAQSELQNVHGSTTEVYARIVGYYRSVRNWNKGKREEFSERKMFEHENPKTPLYAGQSTVVDTGTTSIQYPAFFEVYTRKTCPNCPPVKDYCNNLGIDIHYIDADTEEGIKAAAKHGVRSCPTVIMYNESEKELSRAYSVADLKAYHLTPYTAEAVIA, encoded by the coding sequence ATGAGAACAAGAGAAGCAATCGATGCTGATATTGCAGCTGCACAGTCCGAACTGCAAAACGTACACGGTTCCACAACGGAAGTATATGCACGCATAGTCGGTTATTACCGTTCCGTCCGTAACTGGAATAAGGGCAAGCGTGAAGAGTTTTCAGAACGGAAAATGTTTGAACACGAAAATCCCAAAACGCCCCTCTATGCAGGGCAAAGTACCGTAGTGGATACGGGAACGACATCAATTCAATATCCTGCCTTTTTTGAGGTATATACGCGAAAGACATGTCCTAATTGCCCCCCTGTTAAAGATTACTGCAATAATCTCGGTATTGACATCCATTATATCGATGCCGACACCGAAGAGGGTATTAAAGCTGCTGCCAAGCACGGCGTTCGTTCCTGTCCTACCGTTATCATGTATAATGAATCGGAAAAAGAGCTTTCTCGTGCATATTCGGTTGCCGATCTTAAAGCGTATCACTTAACTCCATATACGGCTGAAGCGGTTATCGCGTAA
- a CDS encoding radical SAM protein — protein sequence MNVGLQKTTLVNYPRKVAAAVFLPGCNLRCPYCYNGELVCASVLEGPAGKSLQGGTNDYVPIEAVYEHIEKRKSVLRGLVISGGEALLSPILPELILRARKAGLAVKLDTNGLLPDRMYSLLHDEALCPDMIAVDIKTAPSRYHELKFCCPAGTEPSAEQPEAALKRTLMILQEKQRFCRSVEIEYRTVLVPPLVAAEEIRAISALLPSDAAWFFAPFLPGNCLNPAWNTIRPYTQAEMENLIRLAGTKIPNSQLR from the coding sequence ATGAATGTCGGTCTGCAGAAAACCACACTTGTCAACTATCCGCGCAAGGTTGCTGCTGCGGTTTTTCTGCCCGGCTGTAACTTGCGCTGCCCGTATTGCTATAACGGTGAGTTGGTATGTGCATCCGTTTTGGAAGGGCCTGCCGGTAAATCATTGCAGGGCGGTACGAATGACTACGTACCGATCGAAGCGGTCTATGAGCATATCGAAAAGCGGAAGTCGGTATTGCGCGGACTCGTTATTTCAGGTGGAGAAGCGCTGTTGTCTCCGATTTTACCGGAGCTTATTCTACGGGCACGAAAAGCCGGTCTTGCCGTTAAACTTGATACAAACGGTCTATTGCCGGATAGGATGTATTCGCTATTGCACGACGAAGCGCTCTGTCCGGATATGATAGCCGTCGATATAAAGACCGCTCCCTCCCGTTATCATGAACTTAAATTTTGTTGTCCGGCAGGGACTGAGCCGTCGGCTGAACAGCCTGAAGCTGCGCTTAAACGGACGCTGATGATTTTGCAGGAAAAGCAAAGATTTTGCCGATCGGTAGAAATCGAGTACAGAACAGTTCTTGTACCGCCGCTTGTAGCCGCCGAAGAGATACGCGCTATTTCAGCATTACTCCCTTCCGATGCCGCATGGTTTTTTGCTCCTTTTTTACCGGGTAACTGTCTTAATCCCGCATGGAATACAATCCGTCCATATACACAGGCTGAAATGGAGAATCTCATCCGTCTTGCCGGAACAAAGATTCCCAATAGCCAATTACGATAA
- a CDS encoding Crp/Fnr family transcriptional regulator, producing the protein MNPLFKDIPVEDLKSYLTAIRAKNTVYQKDSFIFFEGDLPKALFVLKSGVVQIEKNDADGKRIIMNRFETPETVFGEVYAFLQSIPYDYSCRIIADAEILSIPANIFSTSATLPAVQTKIVQNLLSILAHKAYFLNQKLLIFSSFTLRKKIAVYLLQQAHGQPKITLTLNREAMAEYLAVPRPSLSRELMNMQKDKLLTISNDTITINIDRLEDLA; encoded by the coding sequence GTGAATCCGCTCTTTAAAGATATTCCTGTAGAGGATCTGAAAAGCTATCTTACTGCAATCAGAGCGAAAAATACCGTTTATCAAAAAGACAGTTTTATTTTCTTTGAAGGTGACCTCCCCAAGGCATTGTTCGTTCTTAAATCAGGGGTTGTCCAAATCGAAAAAAATGATGCTGATGGTAAACGAATCATTATGAACCGCTTTGAAACACCGGAAACCGTCTTCGGTGAAGTCTATGCTTTCTTGCAATCCATCCCGTATGATTATTCATGCAGGATAATCGCCGATGCGGAAATTCTCAGTATTCCGGCAAATATATTTTCAACATCCGCAACACTGCCTGCCGTACAAACAAAAATTGTACAGAATCTTTTGTCTATTCTCGCGCATAAAGCTTATTTTTTAAACCAGAAGCTGCTGATATTTTCATCATTTACACTGCGCAAAAAAATAGCCGTGTATCTGTTACAGCAAGCGCATGGTCAGCCTAAAATAACGCTTACACTGAACCGAGAAGCTATGGCCGAATATCTTGCCGTTCCCCGCCCTTCCTTATCCCGTGAATTGATGAATATGCAAAAAGATAAACTGCTCACTATCTCCAATGATACCATAACCATTAATATCGATAGGCTCGAAGATCTTGCATAA
- a CDS encoding ABC transporter substrate-binding protein has product MNSYFSMDETVFDVTERYPETIRYLAGKGFTPLTNPVMRKLMGKKITLEKAFLSKKLDIDLCERELVEVIEQNASSGFAHIDLGLKVKSDNPLEPDDGKQTIRIEGVLPCPIRIPLLESFEAFYSDYVETHKEELEKKNYKIRYDLRSANLGIDWIIDLAKTGKKENLPDVLLSAGFELFFDKKLMGSFIENKEFHCALDTVNKDFCNDYIDLRDEKKNYAIIGVVPAIMIVNTALLNGRKVPETWEDILSPEFEHSVAIPFGDLDLFNSVILNIYARFGDEGIKKLGKACSAYMHPAQMVKGGKAAAVQPVVSISPYFFSKMIDERTPLKTIWPEDGAIVAPIFMLVKKDTEELTKDFVSFFLSEKTGIVFAQSGFFPSTNPSVDNRLSADKKFSWVGWDFIYQNDIGVVLEKIKADFETAAGSSSESRR; this is encoded by the coding sequence ATGAATAGTTATTTTAGCATGGATGAAACGGTTTTTGACGTTACGGAACGGTATCCTGAAACAATTCGCTATTTGGCAGGGAAGGGATTTACGCCGCTCACTAATCCGGTCATGCGCAAATTGATGGGAAAGAAAATCACACTTGAAAAAGCTTTTCTTTCTAAGAAATTGGATATCGATTTATGCGAGCGGGAACTCGTTGAAGTTATCGAACAAAACGCTTCGTCGGGTTTTGCACATATCGATCTCGGTTTAAAGGTAAAAAGCGATAATCCTCTTGAACCGGATGATGGTAAACAAACGATCAGGATTGAAGGTGTTTTGCCTTGCCCGATACGGATTCCTCTTCTGGAAAGCTTTGAAGCATTTTATTCCGATTATGTCGAAACGCATAAGGAAGAATTGGAAAAGAAAAACTATAAAATCAGATATGATCTAAGATCGGCTAATCTCGGTATTGATTGGATAATCGATCTGGCAAAAACCGGTAAAAAAGAAAACCTGCCGGATGTGCTCCTGTCTGCCGGTTTTGAACTGTTCTTTGACAAAAAGCTGATGGGTTCTTTTATTGAAAACAAGGAATTTCACTGTGCACTTGATACGGTCAATAAAGATTTTTGCAATGACTATATCGATTTGCGGGATGAGAAAAAAAATTACGCCATTATCGGCGTCGTTCCTGCAATTATGATTGTAAATACTGCTTTATTAAACGGCAGAAAGGTACCGGAAACATGGGAGGATATTTTATCTCCCGAATTTGAACATTCCGTCGCTATTCCATTCGGTGATTTGGATTTATTCAATTCTGTCATCCTTAATATCTACGCGCGTTTTGGTGATGAAGGAATTAAGAAATTAGGCAAAGCATGCAGTGCTTATATGCATCCTGCTCAAATGGTCAAAGGCGGTAAAGCCGCGGCTGTGCAGCCTGTGGTCAGTATCAGTCCATACTTTTTCTCTAAGATGATAGATGAGCGGACTCCTCTGAAGACGATTTGGCCGGAGGACGGTGCGATTGTCGCTCCTATTTTTATGCTGGTAAAAAAAGATACTGAGGAACTTACAAAAGATTTTGTATCGTTTTTTCTTTCGGAAAAGACCGGTATAGTTTTTGCGCAAAGCGGTTTCTTCCCATCTACCAATCCGTCCGTCGACAATCGGTTATCAGCCGATAAAAAATTCTCGTGGGTAGGCTGGGATTTTATCTATCAAAATGATATCGGTGTAGTATTGGAAAAAATTAAAGCTGATTTTGAAACCGCTGCCGGCAGCAGCTCCGAAAGCCGCCGATAA
- a CDS encoding carbohydrate ABC transporter permease: MQSRQESFTIFNLILFIVMAFVVLICIVPFIYMIALSFSDPAAIMQNKVSFLPVGFTTAAYKQIFTYPNFFKAYGNTIFYTFFGTLIALCFTSTFAYPLSKKFLRGTGIIMKLIVFSMFFSGGLIPTYLLISSLHLTGTVFAILLPFAINQFHLIILINFFKAFPHELEEAALIDGLGYFRIFTQIVIPLSTPALAAIGLYTAVFFWNDWFNGLIYLKSSQFPVMLFLRNIVNGTATMGDGAGSADMSVIGISIKAAVIIVSTLPIILLYPFLQKYFVKGLTIGSVKG, encoded by the coding sequence ATGCAATCAAGACAAGAATCGTTCACTATTTTTAATCTTATCCTATTCATTGTAATGGCGTTTGTCGTACTCATCTGCATTGTACCATTTATATATATGATTGCCCTGTCTTTCTCCGACCCCGCAGCCATTATGCAGAACAAAGTATCGTTTTTACCGGTAGGATTTACAACTGCGGCATATAAGCAGATATTTACATACCCGAATTTTTTTAAAGCGTACGGTAATACTATTTTCTATACCTTTTTCGGAACCCTTATTGCGCTTTGTTTTACCTCGACCTTTGCATATCCACTTTCAAAAAAGTTTTTACGTGGAACCGGTATCATCATGAAGTTAATAGTCTTTTCGATGTTTTTTTCGGGAGGTTTAATCCCCACCTATCTGCTTATTTCTTCATTGCATTTAACGGGTACGGTATTTGCGATATTGCTTCCCTTTGCCATCAATCAGTTCCACCTGATTATCTTAATCAACTTTTTTAAAGCCTTTCCGCATGAGTTGGAAGAAGCGGCACTGATAGATGGGCTCGGCTACTTCAGGATTTTTACGCAGATTGTCATTCCTCTTTCAACTCCTGCTTTAGCGGCAATCGGTCTATATACGGCAGTATTCTTTTGGAATGATTGGTTTAACGGATTGATCTACTTAAAGTCTTCACAGTTCCCTGTTATGTTGTTTCTGCGCAATATCGTCAACGGTACGGCAACAATGGGAGATGGAGCCGGCAGCGCAGATATGTCGGTTATCGGTATTTCGATTAAAGCCGCCGTCATTATCGTTTCGACGCTGCCGATTATCCTGCTGTACCCCTTCCTGCAAAAATACTTTGTGAAAGGGCTTACCATCGGCTCGGTAAAAGGCTAA
- a CDS encoding ABC transporter permease: MNQRTKRYFHQYWQLYAMLLLPLIYFIIFKYVPIFGNVLAFRRYRPGLGAFGTEWVGLRYFTMFFKDPAFWRAFRNTLTLSLMNLLINFPIPIIFALLLNEIRSVFLKKFVQTVSYMPRFISTVVVIAMAAEILSPSTGILNLLLKNTFDMQPIYFMNEPSYFRILYIFTDTWQYMGWTAIIYLAAITGINEELYEAAKIDGAGKLQQILYITIPSILPTIMVMLILEIGRLLTLGFEKILLMYTPNNADVSDIIATLVYRTGLANQNYSYATAIGLFTGVIGIFLVASANAASKRLTDESIY, from the coding sequence ATGAATCAAAGAACAAAACGCTATTTTCATCAATACTGGCAGCTTTATGCGATGCTTCTGCTACCCTTAATTTATTTTATCATATTTAAATATGTTCCGATTTTCGGTAATGTACTTGCATTTAGGCGATATCGTCCGGGGCTCGGCGCATTTGGCACCGAATGGGTAGGTCTGCGCTATTTTACAATGTTTTTTAAAGACCCAGCTTTTTGGCGGGCATTTAGGAATACGCTGACTTTATCGCTGATGAATTTACTCATAAACTTCCCGATACCGATTATCTTTGCGCTCCTTTTAAACGAAATACGTTCCGTTTTTTTAAAGAAATTTGTACAAACGGTTTCATATATGCCGCGCTTTATTTCAACCGTTGTCGTTATTGCAATGGCTGCGGAAATTCTTTCGCCGAGTACCGGTATTTTAAATCTTCTGTTAAAAAATACTTTCGATATGCAGCCGATCTATTTTATGAATGAACCGTCTTATTTTAGAATACTATATATTTTCACCGACACATGGCAGTATATGGGTTGGACTGCCATTATCTATCTTGCGGCAATTACGGGAATTAACGAAGAATTATACGAGGCGGCAAAAATCGATGGTGCGGGAAAATTACAGCAAATACTGTATATCACCATACCGTCTATCTTGCCGACTATTATGGTGATGCTTATTCTGGAAATAGGCAGATTACTGACGCTTGGCTTTGAAAAAATCCTGCTTATGTATACCCCGAACAATGCGGATGTCAGTGATATTATCGCAACACTTGTATACCGTACCGGCTTAGCAAATCAAAACTATTCGTACGCAACCGCAATCGGATTATTTACCGGCGTTATCGGCATTTTCCTCGTTGCCTCTGCAAATGCTGCAAGCAAACGCCTCACCGACGAAAGTATCTATTAA
- a CDS encoding extracellular solute-binding protein, whose amino-acid sequence MKRMFKLCAALLIAGTLLSGCDTKKTDASASQTNSEKPIEISLYYSDNATLPFKADWLTVQESEKRSNTKLHFEPIPIADYSTKVSLALNTGNGPDVILYQNTNGENGSLALNGALIPISDYAEWTPNFNAQVKKFGLEKDIDAVRLKDGKYYYLPSLFDVPFYDGGLILREDILNKYGLSQPKTFDDLYVYLKKYKQDNPDSYPLTILAGPRVLYRMTMPSFGISLSKNSSTGTGVLSWDYAQGNYFAGAVTEMYKSYARFLAKLYKEGLLDPEMADPIDGDKWAQKLATGKAVATYAYYDQIGGVTGKSAIEGFKLQMYPPLAGPAGAHHQPKSRTQWGIMFPSKTAKRADFEQIVRAIDDIFFSDEGAKLWCLGVEGVTYTVENGKIQYAKEITEAPEGIYKTMQLKYGCGADTTQLVWINSREMTKYDDNYARINAEVEKMDMAIQPIPPTPLFDDAVAEEAGILRTPLLDTFEKWNNDFITGKKDIDKDWNAYVTEMNNVGIEKYLTLYNEHVRK is encoded by the coding sequence ATGAAACGTATGTTTAAGCTCTGTGCCGCACTGCTGATTGCCGGTACCTTGCTGAGCGGGTGCGATACGAAAAAAACGGACGCATCCGCATCCCAAACCAATTCGGAAAAGCCGATTGAAATCTCATTGTATTATTCAGACAATGCGACGCTTCCCTTCAAAGCCGATTGGCTGACCGTGCAGGAATCGGAAAAGCGCTCAAACACAAAATTGCACTTTGAGCCGATACCGATTGCCGATTACAGCACCAAGGTATCGTTAGCATTAAATACCGGCAATGGTCCCGATGTAATCCTTTACCAAAACACCAACGGAGAAAACGGTTCCTTGGCATTAAACGGCGCGCTTATTCCGATCAGCGACTATGCCGAATGGACTCCGAACTTTAATGCACAGGTAAAAAAATTCGGATTGGAAAAAGACATCGACGCAGTTCGCCTGAAAGACGGAAAATATTATTATCTTCCTTCTTTATTCGACGTTCCTTTTTACGATGGCGGATTGATTTTGCGCGAAGACATACTGAATAAATATGGCTTATCTCAGCCGAAAACATTCGACGACCTCTATGTCTATTTAAAGAAATACAAACAAGATAATCCCGACTCATATCCCCTGACCATTTTGGCCGGCCCGCGGGTTTTATATAGAATGACAATGCCGTCATTCGGAATCAGCCTCAGCAAAAATTCTTCAACCGGTACCGGTGTTTTAAGCTGGGACTATGCGCAGGGTAATTATTTTGCAGGCGCCGTAACGGAAATGTATAAGTCCTATGCACGCTTCCTTGCAAAGCTCTACAAAGAGGGTTTGTTAGATCCTGAAATGGCAGATCCCATCGACGGCGATAAATGGGCGCAAAAGCTCGCTACCGGCAAAGCAGTTGCCACGTATGCGTACTATGACCAAATCGGCGGCGTTACCGGAAAATCGGCTATCGAAGGCTTTAAACTGCAAATGTATCCGCCGCTTGCAGGCCCCGCAGGCGCTCACCACCAACCAAAGAGCAGAACACAATGGGGTATCATGTTCCCGTCAAAGACCGCAAAACGCGCTGACTTTGAACAAATTGTCCGTGCGATTGATGATATTTTCTTCAGCGATGAAGGGGCAAAACTCTGGTGTCTCGGCGTAGAAGGCGTAACCTATACGGTTGAAAACGGTAAAATCCAGTATGCAAAAGAAATTACCGAAGCTCCTGAAGGTATTTACAAGACGATGCAGTTAAAATACGGCTGCGGCGCCGATACGACGCAGCTGGTATGGATCAACAGCAGAGAAATGACCAAGTATGACGACAATTATGCCCGCATCAATGCAGAAGTAGAAAAAATGGATATGGCGATCCAGCCGATTCCCCCTACCCCGCTGTTTGATGATGCCGTTGCCGAAGAAGCAGGTATCCTGCGCACTCCGCTCCTAGACACATTTGAAAAATGGAACAATGATTTTATCACCGGGAAAAAAGATATTGATAAGGATTGGAATGCCTATGTTACCGAAATGAATAATGTCGGCATTGAAAAGTACCTTACGCTCTATAACGAACACGTAAGGAAATAA